A single window of Zea mays cultivar B73 chromosome 10, Zm-B73-REFERENCE-NAM-5.0, whole genome shotgun sequence DNA harbors:
- the LOC100283914 gene encoding 60S ribosomal protein L23a isoform X1, translating into MIFYFLLCFFTHLTLWSSFSVSSSGEFREAEMAPKAAPAKKGDAKTQALKVAKAVKSGSVKKTKKIRTSVTFHRPKTLKKARDPKYPRISTTGRNKLDQYQILKYPLTTESAMKKIEDNNTLVFIVDLKADKKKIKAAVKKMYDIQAKKVNTLIRPDGKKKAYVKLMPDYDALDVANKIGII; encoded by the exons ATgattttctattttcttctttGCTTCTTCACCCATCTGACATTGTGGTCTTCATTCTCTGTTTCCAGTTCAGGAGAGTTTCGAGAAGCTGAAATGGCTCCTAAAG CTGCTCCTGCCAAGAAGGGTGATGCCAAGACCCAGGCCTTGAAGGTTGCCAAGGCTGTGAAGTCTGGGTCAGTAAAGAAGACCAAGAAGATCCGCACGTCCGTGACATTTCACCGCCCCAAGACCCTGAAGAAGGCTAGGGACCCCAAGTACCCAAGAATCAGCACTACCGGAAGGAACAAGCTTGATCAGTACCAAATTCTCAAGTATCCCCTCACCACAGAATCGGCGATGAAGAAGATTGAAGATAACAACACTCTTGTCTTCATTGTCGACCTCAAGGCAGACAAGAAGAAGATCAAGGCTGCTGTCAAGAAGATGTATGACATTCAGGCCAAGAAGGTCAACACCCTGATCAG GCCTGAtggaaagaagaaggcttacgtgAAGCTTATGCCTGACTATGATGCTCTTGATGTGGCCAACAAAATCGGCATCATCTAA
- the LOC100283914 gene encoding 60S ribosomal protein L23a isoform X2, which produces MAPKAAPAKKGDAKTQALKVAKAVKSGSVKKTKKIRTSVTFHRPKTLKKARDPKYPRISTTGRNKLDQYQILKYPLTTESAMKKIEDNNTLVFIVDLKADKKKIKAAVKKMYDIQAKKVNTLIRPDGKKKAYVKLMPDYDALDVANKIGII; this is translated from the exons ATGGCTCCTAAAG CTGCTCCTGCCAAGAAGGGTGATGCCAAGACCCAGGCCTTGAAGGTTGCCAAGGCTGTGAAGTCTGGGTCAGTAAAGAAGACCAAGAAGATCCGCACGTCCGTGACATTTCACCGCCCCAAGACCCTGAAGAAGGCTAGGGACCCCAAGTACCCAAGAATCAGCACTACCGGAAGGAACAAGCTTGATCAGTACCAAATTCTCAAGTATCCCCTCACCACAGAATCGGCGATGAAGAAGATTGAAGATAACAACACTCTTGTCTTCATTGTCGACCTCAAGGCAGACAAGAAGAAGATCAAGGCTGCTGTCAAGAAGATGTATGACATTCAGGCCAAGAAGGTCAACACCCTGATCAG GCCTGAtggaaagaagaaggcttacgtgAAGCTTATGCCTGACTATGATGCTCTTGATGTGGCCAACAAAATCGGCATCATCTAA